The sequence TGTGTGGCCTTGGTCAACCAGGGGTCATCACTCCCCAGCAACGCGGCCAATGCCTGTACTTCAGACCATATTTCGGCTTCCCAGCCTTTACTGAATTCAGCTGCCGCCGTGAGATTTACGATGTTGTTCTGGTGCTGCTCGATGCGCAGCTTCATTTCGATTTGGCTGCGTACGTTTTCGGTATCTATTTGAGGTGTTTGTTTTTCGAGATAATAGAGGTAGCCCAATGCCGAAAATAGGCCAGCGAATACGGTGATCACTATACCGAGTTTAATGTAAGACTGACGCTTTTGAGTCATCAAGCGCCAAAACTCTTCTACCGATTCAACGCGATCTTCACGCTCAAACGCCAGGCACTTTTCTATTGCGCGCCACTGCGCTTTAGTTAGCTGAGGAATACGCTCCGGCTTCAGCCCAAGTCGCGCCGCTTCGTTTGCGTGTACACGATCGAATGGGTGTCTGCCGGTAAACATCTCATAAGCAATACAACCGAGCGCGTAAATATCGTCGCGTACATCGGGCTCCAGACCTTCAAGCATTTCCTTACTGGCATATGCAGGTGTTAAAGCACCCAGACTGCCAGCATCAAACACGGTGCGATCTTCCGGGTCGTCCTCGTGACTCTCTGTTGCGGCTACCGCGCGTGCGATACCAAAGTCGAAAACCTTGGCCAGCCCCTTGTTGGTAACGAATATATTGCCCGGCTTAAAATCAGAGTGAATTATATTTTGGCCGTGTGCATAAATCAGTGCTGCGGAAATACCTTCCAGTATTTGCCAGACTTCGGATTCGGGTAGGCCGGTTGCCTTATATTGACTAATGAGTTTATCGAGTGGCTTTCCGTCGAGAAACTCCATTGTCATAAAAACGGTATCACCGTCTTTATCGAAGTCGAATACGTTTACAATATTGGGGTGGGCGATCTGCTGCGTTTTTCGAGATTCTCGCTGCAGAGCGATGAACGCCTCCGGGTGGGACTTGAATTCGTCACCCAAAACTTTAATGGCGACAAATGGGTCTCGATCCTGGGCTTCGACTTTAAGCATGTCTTTGGCTTTATAGACCATCCCCATGCCGCCAGCGCCTAGCATTTCTTCAAAGATAAATCGGTTTTTTAGCGTGGGTACTGCGCCGCTAGATGTGTTTTTTGCAGGCTGCCCCGGTTCTAATGCGCGCCCGCTTTCGGGTCGTGAACGGGCTGGTTTGGCTTGCCTTTGTCCCGTTGCACGAGCACGCGGATTAAATTGTGTTTTATCGCCCTGCGCCTGCGGGCCGGCGGAGCGGATGCTGGTTTTATCACTTGGCGCTGATTTTTTAGGTTCAATATTCACCGCTGGTCGGTGCGACTTCAACCGCGTTTTATCCGCCGGAGGCGCCTGGGGAGTCGTCTTCTTTTGCAGCGCGGCATTAATGTGCTTCTGTTGCCTCACATTTTTAGCAATACGGGTTTTATCGTCGCCCTCCGGTGCGGGCGCACGGCTTGGCTCAGCACGTTTTATCACCGTCGCGTCGGATGGCGCTTCCAAAGGCTTTTTCCCCGGGCTAGTTGCCGGGGTTTTGCTGTCCTTGTTGTCTCGATTATCCATAATCTGTTAACAGTTCCCCGCCTCACCTCGAACCACAACCAGTGAAACATTATCTTTGGCATGATTGCCCAGCGCTCGTCGCATTAGCTCAGTACTGGCGTCATCAGGCTCCCGCACCGCCAGACAATCGGCGATATCTTCGATTTCAACAGCGTTGTAAAGGCCATCGCTGCACAGCAAAAATGTGTCGCCGATTTGTACGCTGAAGAGGTTTATATCGACATATACATCCGTTTCACCGCCCACGGCCCGGGTTATAACATGGCTATCCGGGTGATCAATCGCCTGTTCAGGCGTGATCACCCCCATTTGTACCAGCTCTTCCACCTGGCTGTGATCGCGACTTAACTGAGACAGCTCACCGCCGCGTAATCGGTATAACCTCGAATCACCTACCCACAGGCAAACGCCAACGCGGCCGCGAGTAATCAATGAAACTACCGTAGTACCCATAGGGGCGCTGTTCAGGTAGTTTTCGGAATATGCAATGATCTCACTGTTCGCTTTTATCAGCGCATCGTCGACCTGATCAACAAATTCACTTAGCAATTCGGCACCGTCAATCGACTCCAGCGCCGCTACCACGGTTTGCGAGGCAATATCACCGACAGAATGGCCACCCATACCATCGGCCACAGCCCATAAATGAATATCTGGGCGCAACAGAATGGCATCCTCGTTGACCTCTCTTACGGTACCCACATCGGTCTCGCACGCGCTGCGCCAATCAATGGGGCGAAACTCTGTATCACTCATTCTCGGAATCTTCCGGTTGATCCGGCTGCGTCAGAAACAGGTATGGCTCAGGCCACCCCCACTCGTCCCATCGCCCTTCAAGCAAGCTGCTCGCACCGCTGGTGGTTGGCAGGCCACGAGCAACAAAAATACATGGCTCGACATAATCTGAGCCCAAGGTCGCCCACGCACTGTAGCTCGCGTAACTGTTTTTAAGTGCTGCATCCAAGAGCGCAGGCATCGCCGCTTGAAGCCCCTGAGTTGACGAGGCCGTTCGAACCAACAAAGGCGATGTGGGAGCCCCGCCACCGAGCACCGAAGGATCTTTCTCATAGGCCGAGCACTGGCAATCCGCAACCTCATTTATTGCATCGAGCAAGGTGTCCAGGTCGTACTGCCCCTCCAATGCTTGCAGAGCGATATCCTCTATTTCTTCAAACCAGGCTTGATTTTCCGTGAGCAGCTCCAAACCATTTGCCGAGCCAGCCAGCGGCGCGACGATCGAAAACGGAAAATAGCGTCCGACTTTATCCACGCTCGGCAACATAACGCCTGCCCACACCTGTTCATCGACAACACCCTCACTGAAAACAAATCGCCAAATCGGGCTAGTCAGATAAATATCCAACCACTCCTCGCCTAGCTGGCCCTGGGTAGTGGAAACGAACAGCTGCAACCAGTTGTCCCAAATATCGATAAAATGGGCGGGAAGATCCCGCGATATAAAATCG comes from Teredinibacter turnerae and encodes:
- the tagF gene encoding type VI secretion system-associated protein TagF, whose product is MSVGAAGFFGKLPTHGDFISRDLPAHFIDIWDNWLQLFVSTTQGQLGEEWLDIYLTSPIWRFVFSEGVVDEQVWAGVMLPSVDKVGRYFPFSIVAPLAGSANGLELLTENQAWFEEIEDIALQALEGQYDLDTLLDAINEVADCQCSAYEKDPSVLGGGAPTSPLLVRTASSTQGLQAAMPALLDAALKNSYASYSAWATLGSDYVEPCIFVARGLPTTSGASSLLEGRWDEWGWPEPYLFLTQPDQPEDSENE
- a CDS encoding bifunctional serine/threonine-protein kinase/formylglycine-generating enzyme family protein, with product MDNRDNKDSKTPATSPGKKPLEAPSDATVIKRAEPSRAPAPEGDDKTRIAKNVRQQKHINAALQKKTTPQAPPADKTRLKSHRPAVNIEPKKSAPSDKTSIRSAGPQAQGDKTQFNPRARATGQRQAKPARSRPESGRALEPGQPAKNTSSGAVPTLKNRFIFEEMLGAGGMGMVYKAKDMLKVEAQDRDPFVAIKVLGDEFKSHPEAFIALQRESRKTQQIAHPNIVNVFDFDKDGDTVFMTMEFLDGKPLDKLISQYKATGLPESEVWQILEGISAALIYAHGQNIIHSDFKPGNIFVTNKGLAKVFDFGIARAVAATESHEDDPEDRTVFDAGSLGALTPAYASKEMLEGLEPDVRDDIYALGCIAYEMFTGRHPFDRVHANEAARLGLKPERIPQLTKAQWRAIEKCLAFEREDRVESVEEFWRLMTQKRQSYIKLGIVITVFAGLFSALGYLYYLEKQTPQIDTENVRSQIEMKLRIEQHQNNIVNLTAAAEFSKGWEAEIWSEVQALAALLGSDDPWLTKATQSIYLAYLQTIEQRIADEDLPTAERLLNNAVRYAGDLTLLEKLQTSYAEVETAIAERVAAEEERARAAKVKAVQVAAQKAVEQERRDIYNQAMKNVDEQTSCRSGLNTRDLKIALNKLREVDPARYRKAESGIVKDLSACIAKIGRSFPERATEYKKQAIKLFPGNSTIANVAIVPKDPCDLSLAGLGARGKRAICRDRLAGEEKGPSLVVIPAKGSMKAFALGKYEVSVDEWNQFCASDGNCPVAKNTSGDLPITSVSSSEVKRYLAWISDKAKRKYRLPTRAEWEYAARAGQAKLDSNRNCKLNSRGIQKGDSLIKTDVGAQNRWGLVNHVGNARELVADRGGALVAIGGSFQTPMEDCTANLAESFSRADDITGFRVLREIVER
- a CDS encoding PP2C family protein-serine/threonine phosphatase, with the protein product MSDTEFRPIDWRSACETDVGTVREVNEDAILLRPDIHLWAVADGMGGHSVGDIASQTVVAALESIDGAELLSEFVDQVDDALIKANSEIIAYSENYLNSAPMGTTVVSLITRGRVGVCLWVGDSRLYRLRGGELSQLSRDHSQVEELVQMGVITPEQAIDHPDSHVITRAVGGETDVYVDINLFSVQIGDTFLLCSDGLYNAVEIEDIADCLAVREPDDASTELMRRALGNHAKDNVSLVVVRGEAGNC